The sequence below is a genomic window from Zygosaccharomyces rouxii strain CBS732 chromosome D complete sequence.
TCATGTGACTGGCACTGGTAAGTTATCGGGTACCAAAACTGATATGAGTATTAATACCTATACAAAAGGTTGTCATTTATTGACTCACGATGATGTTATTGGATCAAGAAGAGTTAGTTTCATCCTTTATCTACCTGATCCTGATCACACATGGAAATCACATTATGGAGGTGGTCTACGATTGTTTGATAGTATAATCCCCAATGTACCTCAATCCGATCCCTGTGCCAAATTGGTCCCACAATTCAATCAAATTGCCTTCTTTAGCGTGCAACCAGGTTTCTCATTCCatgatgtggaagaagTCAAAGTTGACAAACATAGGTTGTCGATCCAAGGTTGGTATCACATCCCACAGGAGGGTGAAAAAGGTTACAACcctggtgaagaagaacaatgGGTTAACAACAATACCTCTACTTTGGCACAATTAGAATCAAACGTTTTACAAGATTACGAGTTCCCCAAGGATGAAAGAGATATTCTACCTTATCATGAGGTcaaacattttgaaaaaatcctGCGTAACGATGAGAAGGAAGGTTCTGTTAGCGTCATATCGGAAGAGAATCAACTATCACAACATGAattagatttcttgaaagagTACATTTCAGAACAGTACCTAACCAAAGAAGGTATTTCCGATTTACAAAGCAAATTTGCAGATGATTCTTCTTTacaattggaatcattTTTGAATGAGGACAAATCTCTTTTATTGAAAGAGTTAatcaaaagagaagaattggaaaaggaCTGCCCTTATGAATCCAAGGATGTGGCCAAGCCTTGGAAAACGGCTGTACCTTCTCATAAATGGAGATACCTTTATATGGATGGTAAATCTCACGAGAATTTCAAGGAAGATTCTGATATTCTAGCGACTTTGAACCGTGAGGAATTGCCTAACTTTGAATTGCTCAAACAAACTCTACctaaagaacaagaagtgGAAATTGCATTGATAGAATTagttcaatttttcaagagcaccatttacaagaaataTTTGACATTACTCACATCGTTATGTCCCTTGagtgaacaatttttggtGAGAAGATTTAGACCGGGCAAGGATTTCACTTTGGCAACTAAATGTAATTTGAATCCGTTGCTAAATCAAGTGGAAGGTTCTATAGATGCTGTTCTCGAAGGAACACTAGGCTTGACACCTTCTAACGGATGGGAATCCGGAGAAGTTGGTGGTTACGAATTGTACATGGctgacgaagatgatgaaccGGAACAAGATGCACAAGATGTCAAAGACGCTGCAGTTTACAGGGCTGATGACAGTGGTGATTCCGTGCTCATCAATCAATGTGCCAACTGGAATACTTTGACTCTTGTACTACGTGATGAAAGTGTCTTGGAATTTGTCAAATACGTGAGCTGGAGCGCCAAGACTAGTAGATGGGATATCAAATCTCAATGGGACGTCAAGTGCGTCGAATAAAACGTAACGGAAGCATACAATGTAGATATATAAcgataaaagaaaaaacgTTTAGACGACAATAGAGCAACAGGTTACAACATGGGATTTTCTTTAGCAGTCTCGGCAGCATTGTCTTCGGCATCATCAGACAACGATATAGCAGGCACACCCTTTGGTGCACCTGAGGTCTTGGTATCGAATGGTGGAGCAGCTGCGTTGTGTTGACCCGCGACGTCTGGATGAGATGACAATGGCGGtttttccatttcactATCTCCTGGGAAATCTGATAAAAACGCTTGCATTCTTTGGGCTGCAGTTTCATGATAGGACCATTGAGCAGCAGCTAGTTCACGTAGCAACGGCATGAAATTAGCACCAGCAATAACTTCCTGCATAACAACAATAGCATTTTCGGTAGCTTGagcaaattcttcttcagcgGTTTCCATCTGGACCCTCAATTGAGCTTCCTTCTCAGGCTTAGCCTTTTCCAGATGGGTACGAGATGCATCGTAGGTTAAACGTTTGTTCTCTACATCTCTACGCACCCTGTGGGCCCTCTTTAAGTTACCATCGATTTCTTCTCTCAACTTTGCGTTGAAATGAGTTTGAACCAAGGAATCCTGGTGTAGACGAGCCTGAGCCACACGGCTTTGAATATCAGAATATTTCATCAGATAAGAAGCCAAAAGAGCATCGTCATGAGTACTCAAATGTTCCATACATTCGCTTGACACCAAGGAAAC
It includes:
- the TPA1 gene encoding oxidative DNA demethylase (similar to uniprot|P40032 Saccharomyces cerevisiae YER049W Hypothetical ORF); its protein translation is MKRNSPDQNPREDTPQKLLALEEDKVRSLFNPKIWDTKFQEKLKSDIATAKPYNWGTIHQLIDDDLLRAVRKEIETQIHFTKKETDIYKVNQSGDLANLSGLDWDDLSRLPNLYRLREILYSEIYRDVISHVTGTGKLSGTKTDMSINTYTKGCHLLTHDDVIGSRRVSFILYLPDPDHTWKSHYGGGLRLFDSIIPNVPQSDPCAKLVPQFNQIAFFSVQPGFSFHDVEEVKVDKHRLSIQGWYHIPQEGEKGYNPGEEEQWVNNNTSTLAQLESNVLQDYEFPKDERDILPYHEVKHFEKILRNDEKEGSVSVISEENQLSQHELDFLKEYISEQYLTKEGISDLQSKFADDSSLQLESFLNEDKSLLLKELIKREELEKDCPYESKDVAKPWKTAVPSHKWRYLYMDGKSHENFKEDSDILATLNREELPNFELLKQTLPKEQEVEIALIELVQFFKSTIYKKYLTLLTSLCPLSEQFLVRRFRPGKDFTLATKCNLNPLLNQVEGSIDAVLEGTLGLTPSNGWESGEVGGYELYMADEDDEPEQDAQDVKDAAVYRADDSGDSVLINQCANWNTLTLVLRDESVLEFVKYVSWSAKTSRWDIKSQWDVKCVE
- the GVP36 gene encoding Gvp36p (similar to uniprot|P40531 Saccharomyces cerevisiae YIL041W GVP36 Golgi-vesicle protein of unknown function green fluorescent protein (GFP)-fusion protein localizes to the cytoplasm) — its product is MSFSKFTEGLNEKFQQLSTTVSGKAQEFSQGIPVTHRYMQEKLGHATDISEMPQEYIDLTTKVDAIKLIYNHFLQVTQVYDNESYDYPKYINESINEFSRTVGSKIQELSHASSAHEAHSILSAPGPSKDPKTLNYALSRVSLVSSECMEHLSTHDDALLASYLMKYSDIQSRVAQARLHQDSLVQTHFNAKLREEIDGNLKRAHRVRRDVENKRLTYDASRTHLEKAKPEKEAQLRVQMETAEEEFAQATENAIVVMQEVIAGANFMPLLRELAAAQWSYHETAAQRMQAFLSDFPGDSEMEKPPLSSHPDVAGQHNAAAPPFDTKTSGAPKGVPAISLSDDAEDNAAETAKENPML